TCGACAAGATCACCCTGACCGGTGACAGCACGGTCAAGGAAGTCGGCACCCTGATCATTGTGGCGCTGCTCTTCGGCCTGGTGAACTTCCTGGTCAAGCCGCTCGTCAAACTCCTCAGCCTGCCGCTGCTGATATTGACGCTCGGTCTGTTCACGCTGGTCGTCAACGCGCTGATGCTGCTGCTCACCTCGTGGCTGGCGGACACGCTCGATCTGAGCTTCCACGTGGAGGGTTTCTGGACGGCCGTCGTGGGTGGTCTGATCATCTCGGTC
The Streptomyces tuirus genome window above contains:
- a CDS encoding phage holin family protein, which codes for MKNFVVKTIANAGALAVAVWLLDKITLTGDSTVKEVGTLIIVALLFGLVNFLVKPLVKLLSLPLLILTLGLFTLVVNALMLLLTSWLADTLDLSFHVEGFWTAVVGGLIISVVSWALHVVLPDGD